A window of the Anthonomus grandis grandis chromosome 9, icAntGran1.3, whole genome shotgun sequence genome harbors these coding sequences:
- the LOC126740622 gene encoding clavesin-1-like — translation MAEYQEYNWRTNNVLSEPTDNKTVYKNYTAKDREVAVNALRNLMISCDDCELRRYSGEDDKLLQKMLFARNFVLEDSFELLKNYVYYRRRNPDIFRNLHLYSEDVRKALENGLPGVLKDKDRKGRCVLLLTATNWDGSYSLLTIYRAILVALEHLTNEIHNQANGFVVIVDWTEFSYRQSLYLKPAILKLIIEGLQDCFPAKFKGIHFIGQPWYVDAALTMIKPFLKEEIKERIFKHGNNLSTLHELVHKDVLPAELGGEQPSYNPSSFLASLDSHKKGEVNGN, via the exons ATGGCAGAGTATCAGGAATACAATTGGCGAACTAACAATGTATTAAGTGAGCCAACCGATAATAAGACTGTATATAAGAATTACACAGCGAAAGACCGGGAAGTTGCTGTCAACGCTTTAAGGAATCTTATGATCAGTTGTGACGATTGTGAATTAAG GCGCTATTCAGGAGAAGACGATAAGCTgcttcaaaaaatgttatttgccAGAAACTTTGTTCTGGAAGACAGTTTTGAACTGTTGAAAAATTACGTTTACTATAGGAGGCGAAATCCGGACATATTTCGGAATTTACATTTATACTCCGAGGACGTTAGAAAGGCATTGGAAAATG GCCTACCAGGTGTTCTAAAAGATAAAGACCGTAAAGGACGTTGCGTCTTATTATTAACAGCCACCAACTGGGACGGTTCCTACAGCTTATTGACCATCTACAGGGCGATCCTGGTAGCCCTCGAACATTTGACAAACGAAATACACAATCAAGCCAACGGGTTTGTAGTGATCGTTGATTGGACCGAGTTTTCTTACAGACAGAGTCTTTATTTAAAACCAGCGATATTAAAGTTGATCATCGAAGGGCTACAAGACTGTTTCCCAGCCAAGTTTAAGGGAATTCACTTTATCGGGCAGCCTTGGTACGTGGACGCGGCCTTAACTATgataaaaccttttttaaaggagGAGATCAAAGAGAGGATATTTAAGCATGGGAATAATTTGAGTACGTTACACGAGCTGGTGCATAAGGACGTTTTACCGGCCGAGTTAGGAGGCGAGCAGCCGAGTTATAATCCGAGTTCATTTTTGGCTTCCCTAGACTCACATAAGAAAGGCGAAGTGAACGGAAATTGA
- the LOC126740320 gene encoding serine/threonine-protein phosphatase Pgam5, mitochondrial-like isoform X1 produces the protein MSTFHKGKKVLWGLGAATGVTTFYYFNQDKFRVFASWTSNYEPSPCAKWDDNWDHRAPQFIRGKKVKYSQKDENNNEDVNKYAPKAARHLILIRHGQYNLDGERDEERYLTKLGRLQAEYTGKRLAELNLPYTEIVKSTMTRAQETGSIISQFLPNVSVTHCDLLREGAPIPPEPPLGNYRPERYKFFEDGARIEAAFRKYFHRADPQQTEDSYHVLVCHANVIRYLTCRALQIPGEAWLRLSLNHASITWITITPSGRVVLRGMGDSGFMPAHCLSST, from the exons ATGTCCACGTTCCATAAAGGTAAAAAAGTGCTGTGGGGATTGGGTGCCGCTACAGGAGTGaccactttttattattttaatcagGATAAATTCAGGGTTTTTGCATCTTGGACGTCCAACTATGAACCATCTCCTTGTGCCAAATGGGACGATAACTGGGATCA CCGAGCCCCACAGTTTATAAGAGGCAAAAAAGTGAAGTACAGccaaaaagatgaaaataacaATGAAGATGTTAATAAATATGCCCCGAAAGCTGCTAGGCACCTCATTCTTATTAGGCACGGACAATATAATTTAGATGGGGAAAGAGATGAGGAAAGGTATCTTACCAAATTAG GGCGTTTACAAGCTGAGTATACCGGAAAGAGACTGGCAGAACTAAATTTGCCTTATACAGAAATAGTTAAATCTACTATGACCAGAGCTCAGGAGACTGGTAGCATTATATCTCAATTTTTACCTAAC GTAAGTGTAACACACTGTGATTTACTTAGGGAGGGAGCACCGATTCCTCCTGAACCACCTTTGGGAAACTATAGACCCGAAAGATAT aagtttttcgAAGATGGGGCCAGGATAGAGGCGGCATTTAGAAAGTATTTTCATAGGGCAGACCCTCAACAAACAGAAGATTCTTATCATGTTTTAGTGTGCCATGCTAATGTTATTAGGTATCTTACTTGTAG agcCTTACAAATACCGGGCGAAGCCTGGCTAAGGCTCTCCCTAAACCATGCCAGTATTACCTGGATTACCATCACCCCCAGCGGAAGGGTGGTTTTAAGAGGTATGGGAGATTCAGGATTTATGCCTGCACATTGTCTTTCGTCAacgtaa
- the LOC126740320 gene encoding serine/threonine-protein phosphatase Pgam5, mitochondrial-like isoform X2, with protein sequence MSTFHKGKKVLWGLGAATGVTTFYYFNQDKFRVFASWTSNYEPSPCAKWDDNWDHRAPQFIRGKKVKYSQKDENNNEDVNKYAPKAARHLILIRHGQYNLDGERDEERYLTKLGRLQAEYTGKRLAELNLPYTEIVKSTMTRAQETGSIISQFLPNVSVTHCDLLREGAPIPPEPPLGNYRPERYFFEDGARIEAAFRKYFHRADPQQTEDSYHVLVCHANVIRYLTCRALQIPGEAWLRLSLNHASITWITITPSGRVVLRGMGDSGFMPAHCLSST encoded by the exons ATGTCCACGTTCCATAAAGGTAAAAAAGTGCTGTGGGGATTGGGTGCCGCTACAGGAGTGaccactttttattattttaatcagGATAAATTCAGGGTTTTTGCATCTTGGACGTCCAACTATGAACCATCTCCTTGTGCCAAATGGGACGATAACTGGGATCA CCGAGCCCCACAGTTTATAAGAGGCAAAAAAGTGAAGTACAGccaaaaagatgaaaataacaATGAAGATGTTAATAAATATGCCCCGAAAGCTGCTAGGCACCTCATTCTTATTAGGCACGGACAATATAATTTAGATGGGGAAAGAGATGAGGAAAGGTATCTTACCAAATTAG GGCGTTTACAAGCTGAGTATACCGGAAAGAGACTGGCAGAACTAAATTTGCCTTATACAGAAATAGTTAAATCTACTATGACCAGAGCTCAGGAGACTGGTAGCATTATATCTCAATTTTTACCTAAC GTAAGTGTAACACACTGTGATTTACTTAGGGAGGGAGCACCGATTCCTCCTGAACCACCTTTGGGAAACTATAGACCCGAAAGATAT tttttcgAAGATGGGGCCAGGATAGAGGCGGCATTTAGAAAGTATTTTCATAGGGCAGACCCTCAACAAACAGAAGATTCTTATCATGTTTTAGTGTGCCATGCTAATGTTATTAGGTATCTTACTTGTAG agcCTTACAAATACCGGGCGAAGCCTGGCTAAGGCTCTCCCTAAACCATGCCAGTATTACCTGGATTACCATCACCCCCAGCGGAAGGGTGGTTTTAAGAGGTATGGGAGATTCAGGATTTATGCCTGCACATTGTCTTTCGTCAacgtaa